A genomic region of Kribbella sp. NBC_00382 contains the following coding sequences:
- a CDS encoding DUF3039 domain-containing protein codes for MHNRRARPTLRVLEEDLISDWGSARPRRLLADREYAGLHPLSELPHPIVAKAVESFGTDPDNDNHAGAIKSSVEIPLLEIKNSQWRGGIWTDTDDGVCWLLVAGLAKGGHEDRDDFYRRVERENDSGASAKWLPTDDDRRLLRQETAARLTLEWELGLQRRILQALEAIHTGGSIRFPVPHPSPKQPRDLAEVELTVDLVRDSDISTDDVVVEVRPRPGASYAWVTKLETRMLISINPPEQGWDTSGNHLFSNMAEPGAWTERIVELKALCEANELAVSEPGTASHYTHRAGLVSSTIDGRAVRALCGVYFVPTQDHERLPQCDTCATRYSNLPQDV; via the coding sequence ATGCACAATCGCCGCGCCCGCCCGACACTTCGAGTGCTCGAGGAAGACCTGATCTCGGACTGGGGATCGGCTCGACCTCGACGCCTGCTGGCAGACCGCGAGTACGCGGGACTCCATCCCCTCAGCGAACTTCCCCACCCCATCGTGGCCAAGGCCGTGGAGTCCTTCGGCACGGATCCAGACAACGACAACCACGCCGGAGCCATCAAGAGTTCGGTCGAGATCCCGCTGCTGGAGATCAAGAACTCCCAGTGGCGGGGCGGCATCTGGACGGACACCGACGACGGCGTCTGCTGGCTGCTGGTCGCCGGCCTGGCAAAAGGAGGCCATGAGGACCGGGATGACTTCTACCGCCGGGTCGAGCGAGAAAACGACTCGGGCGCGTCAGCGAAGTGGCTGCCGACGGATGATGACCGGCGCCTGCTCAGGCAAGAGACCGCAGCGCGCCTAACGCTCGAGTGGGAGCTCGGTCTTCAGCGGCGAATCCTCCAAGCGCTCGAAGCGATTCACACCGGTGGGAGCATCCGCTTCCCGGTGCCGCACCCATCGCCCAAGCAGCCAAGGGACCTCGCAGAGGTCGAGCTGACGGTCGACCTGGTCCGCGACAGCGACATCAGTACCGACGATGTCGTGGTGGAGGTTCGGCCTCGCCCAGGCGCCAGCTACGCATGGGTCACGAAGCTCGAGACGAGGATGCTGATCTCGATCAACCCACCCGAACAAGGATGGGACACCTCCGGAAATCACCTCTTCTCGAACATGGCAGAACCTGGCGCCTGGACCGAGCGCATCGTCGAACTGAAGGCGCTGTGCGAAGCGAACGAACTGGCAGTCTCCGAGCCGGGGACAGCAAGCCACTACACACATCGCGCCGGTCTGGTCAGCAGCACCATTGACGGCCGAGCCGTTCGCGCATTGTGCGGCGTCTACTTCGTCCCAACCCAGGATCACGAGCGGCTCCCCCAGTGCGACACCTGCGCGACGCGGTATTCGAACCTCCCCCAAGACGTCTGA
- a CDS encoding GNAT family N-acetyltransferase has protein sequence MGKIRDASPELDAEACVAIYAPYVRDTAITFELDPPTVDEMATRIATAVQTHAWLVLEDDDGTVVGYAYGGVLKPRAAYRWSCEVSIYLEQGRRRTGGGRALYEALFDRLTARGYRTAVAGMTLPNPASEGLHTALGFEPIGTYRKIGWKHNTWHDVHWTQRRLATTDDPPTEPT, from the coding sequence ATGGGAAAGATCAGGGATGCTTCTCCAGAACTGGATGCCGAGGCCTGCGTGGCGATCTACGCGCCATACGTCCGCGACACCGCCATCACCTTCGAACTCGACCCACCGACGGTTGACGAAATGGCCACCCGGATCGCCACCGCTGTGCAGACGCACGCGTGGCTGGTCCTCGAGGACGACGACGGTACGGTCGTCGGCTACGCGTACGGCGGGGTGCTGAAGCCGCGCGCGGCGTACCGCTGGTCCTGCGAAGTCAGCATCTACCTGGAGCAAGGCCGCCGTCGTACCGGCGGAGGCCGAGCCCTGTACGAAGCCCTCTTCGACCGCCTTACCGCCCGCGGCTACCGCACAGCCGTAGCCGGCATGACGCTACCCAACCCCGCCAGCGAAGGCCTCCACACCGCCCTAGGCTTCGAACCCATAGGCACCTACCGAAAAATAGGCTGGAAACACAACACCTGGCACGACGTCCACTGGACCCAACGCCGCTTGGCGACCACCGACGACCCACCTACTGAACCAACCTAA
- a CDS encoding helix-turn-helix domain-containing protein gives MNDPLSASLAATVQAARLSRELSVNALADRSGVSRAMIGKIERGEAQPTAVLLGRLSGALGLTLSELVARAEGGPDDLLRRAEDQPVWTDPATGYQRRAISPISDSPLELVEVELPPATEVSYPADAYIFKYQQIWVLEGSLHFQEGPVLHQLATGDCLQLGAPAPCTFINPSSDPTRYLVALVKSR, from the coding sequence ATGAATGATCCGCTCTCTGCCTCGCTTGCGGCGACGGTGCAGGCTGCGCGCCTCAGCCGCGAGTTGTCGGTCAACGCGCTCGCTGATCGGTCCGGGGTCTCGCGGGCGATGATCGGCAAGATCGAGCGCGGGGAGGCGCAGCCGACCGCAGTACTGCTGGGCAGGCTCTCAGGAGCACTCGGGCTGACGCTGTCCGAGCTGGTCGCCCGGGCCGAGGGAGGTCCCGATGACCTCCTCCGGCGAGCGGAAGACCAACCCGTATGGACCGACCCGGCGACCGGGTACCAGCGCCGAGCGATCTCCCCGATCAGCGACAGCCCGCTCGAGCTGGTCGAGGTCGAGCTCCCGCCAGCAACCGAGGTCTCCTACCCAGCGGACGCCTACATCTTCAAGTACCAGCAGATCTGGGTCCTGGAAGGCAGCCTGCACTTTCAAGAAGGCCCTGTACTTCACCAGCTGGCGACCGGCGACTGCCTGCAGCTAGGCGCCCCCGCCCCGTGCACCTTCATCAACCCCAGCAGCGATCCCACCCGGTACCTCGTTGCCTTGGTCAAAAGTCGCTGA
- a CDS encoding DMT family transporter, producing the protein MTGRARGWLVLVLAGVFEVGYALSVGGSHGFTVLSWSLVAVVFFLLTLLALSIALRTIDMGIGYAVWAGIGAVGAALLGPVFFDETLTPAKACWLAVIVTGVVWLKLSDRVSRSPAPERSADGSATFDQGNEVPGGIAAGVDEGARGGGA; encoded by the coding sequence GTGACGGGGCGGGCACGCGGATGGCTGGTACTGGTACTCGCGGGGGTTTTCGAGGTCGGCTACGCACTGTCCGTCGGCGGAAGTCACGGCTTCACCGTGCTCTCCTGGTCGCTCGTCGCGGTCGTGTTCTTCCTGCTGACGCTGCTCGCGCTCAGCATCGCCCTGCGCACCATCGACATGGGCATCGGCTACGCCGTCTGGGCCGGGATCGGCGCGGTCGGGGCCGCGCTGCTCGGTCCCGTCTTCTTCGACGAGACGCTCACTCCGGCCAAGGCCTGCTGGCTCGCCGTGATCGTCACCGGCGTCGTCTGGCTCAAGCTGTCGGACAGGGTGAGCCGATCTCCCGCTCCCGAGCGGTCGGCGGATGGTTCAGCGACTTTTGACCAAGGCAACGAGGTACCGGGTGGGATCGCTGCTGGGGTTGATGAAGGTGCACGGGGCGGGGGCGCCTAG
- a CDS encoding DMT family transporter: MHWLYLGVAVVFEITVAIAASKAQGFTRPGWTAATLVSGGVATYFLSLALLTFDVGVGYAVWTSVAGIGIAVLGAILFRQRLGWRKLLGIAVIIVGVAGLQLSGSTL; this comes from the coding sequence ATGCACTGGCTCTATCTCGGCGTCGCCGTCGTCTTCGAGATCACCGTCGCGATCGCGGCCAGCAAGGCGCAAGGGTTCACCCGGCCGGGCTGGACCGCGGCGACGCTGGTCAGCGGTGGCGTCGCGACGTACTTCCTCAGCCTCGCGCTGCTCACCTTCGACGTCGGCGTCGGGTACGCCGTCTGGACCTCGGTCGCCGGAATCGGGATCGCCGTCCTCGGCGCGATCCTGTTCCGGCAACGCCTCGGCTGGCGGAAACTGCTCGGTATCGCCGTCATCATCGTCGGAGTCGCCGGACTTCAACTCAGCGGATCGACGCTGTGA
- a CDS encoding MerR family transcriptional regulator encodes MRIGELADASGVSTRSLRYYEEHGLIRAARTPGGWRDFDTSTVERVVLIQHLFAAGLCSVSINELLPCLESPPEERTGVMEQLLADQLDRLESKRRDINREIEILEALRAETTLPTA; translated from the coding sequence ATGCGGATCGGAGAACTAGCTGATGCCAGCGGCGTCAGCACGCGCTCTCTGCGGTACTACGAGGAGCACGGGCTGATCCGCGCCGCCCGTACCCCCGGCGGCTGGCGCGATTTCGACACCTCCACCGTCGAACGCGTCGTCCTGATCCAGCACCTCTTCGCCGCCGGCCTCTGCAGCGTCAGCATCAACGAACTACTCCCCTGCCTGGAGTCCCCACCCGAAGAACGCACCGGCGTCATGGAGCAACTCCTGGCCGACCAACTAGACCGCCTAGAGTCCAAACGCCGAGACATCAACCGAGAAATAGAAATCCTCGAAGCCCTCCGCGCCGAAACCACCCTCCCCACCGCCTGA
- a CDS encoding TerC family protein, whose translation MSASGLVWVLTILAIVGLLAFDYFFHVRSAHVPTLREAAVWSSLYVGIAILFGLGTLVIGGSGMGSEYFAGYITEKALSVDNLFVFLIIMTSFRVPRENQQKVLLVGIVISLIARAGFIFLGSALLNTFAWVFYLFGLALLITAGNMLKPQTEESHSAQNVIVRLARRLFPTTENYDDDKLITHQNGRRVMTPMLLVMVAIGGTDLMFALDSIPAIFGLTQNVYVVFTATAFSLLGLRQLYFLLDGLLDRLIYLSFGLAAILAFIGAKLILHALHENNLPFINGGEPIEVMEISTGLSLVVILVVLVITILASLFSTRGRTQTAMANIRRDALAYLDADYTENENERERLFVRLQESKEHIVALGPKAKQIVKNETELMELCARVIETRQTSNRS comes from the coding sequence ATGAGCGCTTCTGGGTTGGTCTGGGTTCTGACGATTCTGGCGATCGTCGGACTGCTTGCCTTCGACTACTTCTTTCATGTCCGGAGCGCGCACGTGCCGACGCTGCGGGAGGCGGCGGTCTGGTCGAGCCTGTACGTCGGGATCGCGATCCTGTTCGGGCTCGGCACGCTCGTCATCGGTGGTAGCGGGATGGGGTCGGAGTACTTCGCGGGATACATCACCGAGAAGGCGTTGTCGGTCGACAACCTGTTCGTGTTCCTGATCATCATGACCAGCTTCCGGGTGCCGCGGGAGAACCAGCAGAAGGTGCTGCTGGTCGGGATCGTCATCTCGCTGATCGCCCGGGCCGGCTTCATCTTTCTCGGGTCGGCGTTGCTGAACACGTTCGCCTGGGTGTTCTACCTGTTCGGCCTCGCGCTCCTGATCACCGCCGGCAACATGCTCAAACCGCAGACCGAGGAGTCCCACTCGGCGCAGAACGTCATCGTCCGGCTGGCGCGCCGGCTGTTCCCGACGACCGAGAACTACGACGACGACAAGCTGATCACGCACCAGAACGGCCGCCGGGTGATGACGCCGATGCTGCTGGTGATGGTCGCGATCGGCGGTACCGACCTGATGTTCGCGCTGGACTCGATCCCGGCGATCTTCGGGCTGACCCAGAACGTCTACGTCGTCTTCACCGCCACCGCGTTCAGCCTGCTCGGCCTGCGACAGCTGTACTTCCTGCTCGACGGCCTCCTGGACCGCCTCATCTACCTGTCCTTCGGCCTGGCCGCGATCCTCGCCTTCATCGGCGCCAAGCTGATCCTGCACGCGCTGCACGAGAACAACCTGCCGTTCATCAACGGCGGCGAGCCGATCGAGGTGATGGAGATCAGCACCGGCCTGTCACTGGTGGTGATCCTGGTGGTGCTGGTGATCACGATCCTCGCGTCGCTGTTCAGCACCCGCGGCCGGACCCAGACGGCGATGGCCAACATCCGCCGCGACGCGCTCGCCTACCTCGACGCGGACTACACCGAGAACGAAAACGAGCGGGAGCGCCTCTTCGTGAGGCTGCAGGAGTCCAAGGAGCACATCGTTGCCCTTGGCCCCAAAGCCAAGCAGATCGTGAAGAACGAGACCGAGCTGATGGAGCTCTGCGCCCGCGTCATCGAGACGCGTCAAACGAGCAATAGATCCTAA
- a CDS encoding CGNR zinc finger domain-containing protein — protein sequence MVNPVMPDEAALLELLNSAPIVDGVPTDELRGAGATDWLRAHDIPGTPAAAREVRDAIAGVVRGQAPAAGLQRFVADVRQVPVVGESGVEWKLEGTRFAARVVLAWAAVQGRLRPCENDAECTLFLIDRSKANARRWCSMSTCGNRLKARRHQDRLRST from the coding sequence ATGGTCAATCCGGTTATGCCTGATGAGGCAGCCTTGCTCGAGCTGCTCAACTCGGCGCCGATCGTGGACGGCGTACCGACCGATGAGCTGCGCGGTGCGGGCGCGACCGACTGGCTGCGCGCGCACGACATCCCCGGTACGCCGGCCGCGGCCCGCGAGGTCCGTGACGCGATCGCGGGCGTAGTACGGGGTCAGGCGCCGGCGGCTGGTCTGCAGCGGTTCGTCGCGGACGTGCGGCAGGTGCCCGTGGTGGGGGAGTCCGGGGTGGAGTGGAAGCTGGAGGGGACGCGGTTCGCTGCTCGGGTCGTGCTGGCCTGGGCGGCCGTTCAGGGGCGGTTGCGGCCGTGCGAGAACGATGCCGAGTGCACCTTGTTCCTCATCGACCGGAGCAAGGCCAATGCCCGCCGCTGGTGCTCGATGTCAACCTGCGGCAATCGGCTGAAGGCGCGCCGCCATCAGGATCGACTTCGTAGTACTTAG
- a CDS encoding alpha/beta fold hydrolase, producing MTVHHRTVEVDGHELFYREAGPADAPVLLLLHGFPASSHMFRDLIPLLEDRYHLIAPDHLGFGHSAMPSANDFEYSFAALAALTTALTEKLGLTQYAMYVQDFGAPIGWRMALEHPERITAIITQNGNAYEDGYVEAMWAAVVAYDADPTPENAKAAAEMQSEALVKWAYQHGVKDQTLLSPDAWQHDLSLLARPGAEQVQVDLVRTYLDNFKLYPKFQEYFRTSQVPLLAAWGAGDEIFPPAGAKAFQRDLPDAEIHLLDAGHFALESNAPEIATLIRDFLGRKLV from the coding sequence ATGACCGTTCACCACCGCACCGTCGAGGTCGATGGACACGAACTCTTCTACCGCGAGGCGGGCCCGGCCGATGCGCCGGTACTGCTGCTCTTGCACGGCTTCCCGGCGAGCTCGCACATGTTCCGCGACCTGATCCCGTTGCTCGAGGACCGCTATCACCTGATCGCCCCCGACCACCTAGGCTTCGGGCACTCCGCGATGCCGTCGGCGAATGATTTCGAGTACAGCTTCGCGGCGCTGGCCGCCCTGACGACCGCTCTCACCGAGAAGCTCGGCCTGACGCAGTACGCGATGTATGTGCAGGACTTCGGCGCACCGATCGGGTGGCGGATGGCGCTGGAGCACCCGGAGCGGATCACGGCGATCATCACCCAGAACGGCAACGCCTACGAGGACGGGTACGTCGAGGCGATGTGGGCCGCCGTCGTCGCGTACGACGCGGACCCCACACCGGAAAACGCCAAGGCGGCCGCCGAGATGCAGTCTGAGGCCCTGGTGAAGTGGGCCTACCAGCACGGTGTGAAGGACCAGACCCTGCTCAGCCCCGACGCATGGCAGCACGACCTCTCGTTGCTCGCCCGCCCCGGCGCAGAGCAGGTTCAGGTGGATCTAGTCCGCACCTACCTGGACAACTTCAAGCTGTACCCGAAGTTCCAGGAGTACTTCCGTACCAGCCAGGTCCCGCTGCTCGCCGCCTGGGGCGCAGGCGACGAGATCTTCCCGCCAGCCGGCGCCAAGGCCTTCCAGCGCGACCTCCCGGACGCCGAGATCCACCTCCTCGACGCCGGCCACTTCGCCCTCGAATCCAACGCCCCGGAGATCGCCACCCTGATCCGGGACTTCCTCGGCCGCAAGCTGGTCTGA
- a CDS encoding VOC family protein — MTFKAVLAVIPVHELEPAAQWYESFFGRPADQRPMDTLAEWHLSDLGVVQVFQDPSRAGHTSVNFTVDDLDTALSTLAGSGITATDPQIVSSGRQRLATTTDADGNTLGLIQVVA, encoded by the coding sequence GTGACGTTCAAGGCAGTGCTTGCGGTGATTCCGGTTCATGAGCTCGAGCCGGCGGCTCAGTGGTACGAGTCGTTCTTCGGGCGGCCTGCGGATCAGCGGCCGATGGACACGCTGGCCGAGTGGCACCTGAGCGACCTCGGCGTGGTCCAGGTCTTCCAGGACCCGTCCCGGGCAGGGCACACGTCGGTCAACTTCACCGTTGACGACCTCGACACCGCCCTCTCGACGCTCGCCGGTTCGGGGATCACCGCCACCGATCCTCAGATCGTCTCCAGCGGTCGCCAGCGCCTGGCCACCACCACGGACGCGGACGGCAACACACTCGGGCTGATCCAGGTCGTCGCCTGA
- a CDS encoding TrmH family RNA methyltransferase, which translates to MPAAQRISSRNARFQVWEALLTNRNKRLRAGEFLVQGVRPISLALEHGWTIRAFLYDSERGLSRWAGDLLQGNRSVERVSMAPELLAELGEKGETPPELIAVVEMPADELDRIKVGPDFLGVVFDRPTGPGNIGSIIRSADAFGADGVIVTGHAADVYDSKAVRASTGSLFAVPAVRVPSQREVMAWVSEQRDAGTPVVVVGTDEHGEADIFDFDLTRPTLLLIGNETSGLSAAWKELADHLVRIPMTGSASSLNAANAATAVLYEVSRQRSHSFKTGGDRSS; encoded by the coding sequence ATGCCCGCGGCGCAGCGGATCAGTAGCAGGAATGCCCGCTTCCAGGTGTGGGAGGCACTGCTCACCAACCGGAACAAGCGGCTGCGGGCCGGCGAGTTCCTGGTCCAGGGAGTCCGGCCGATCAGCCTGGCGCTCGAGCACGGATGGACCATCCGCGCGTTCCTGTACGACTCGGAGCGGGGGCTGTCTCGGTGGGCCGGTGATCTGTTGCAGGGCAACCGCAGCGTCGAGCGGGTCAGCATGGCGCCGGAGTTGCTGGCTGAACTGGGCGAGAAGGGCGAGACACCGCCTGAGCTGATCGCGGTGGTGGAGATGCCCGCGGATGAGCTCGATCGGATCAAGGTGGGGCCGGACTTCCTCGGAGTCGTGTTCGATCGGCCGACCGGGCCAGGCAACATCGGGTCGATCATCCGGTCCGCCGACGCGTTCGGTGCGGACGGCGTGATCGTCACCGGGCACGCAGCCGACGTTTATGACTCGAAGGCCGTCCGGGCGAGCACGGGGTCGCTGTTCGCAGTACCGGCTGTGCGGGTGCCGTCGCAGCGTGAGGTGATGGCGTGGGTCTCGGAACAGCGCGACGCCGGTACGCCGGTTGTCGTGGTCGGCACCGATGAGCACGGCGAGGCCGACATCTTCGACTTCGACCTGACCCGGCCGACCCTGCTGCTGATCGGCAACGAGACGTCAGGCCTCAGCGCCGCCTGGAAGGAGCTCGCCGACCACCTCGTCCGCATCCCGATGACGGGCTCGGCGAGTTCGCTGAATGCCGCCAACGCGGCGACCGCTGTCCTCTACGAGGTCTCCCGCCAGCGCTCCCATTCGTTCAAGACCGGCGGCGACCGCAGCAGCTAG
- a CDS encoding VOC family protein, with translation MTVQPQPMIAVHDVEKSSAWYCAVLGATSGHGGPEYEQLLVGDAMILQLHKLELGHHHGTIGDPTLPVGNGVALWFEVEPLEAERIKATGATVQTDLHHNPNAGHHELWLRDPDGYLVVLASRSGEDLSVE, from the coding sequence ATGACAGTTCAACCACAGCCCATGATCGCCGTCCACGACGTCGAGAAGAGCAGTGCCTGGTACTGCGCTGTACTGGGCGCGACGAGCGGCCACGGCGGCCCGGAGTACGAGCAACTCCTCGTCGGCGACGCGATGATCCTCCAACTCCACAAGCTGGAACTCGGCCACCACCACGGCACGATCGGCGACCCCACGCTGCCCGTCGGCAACGGCGTTGCACTGTGGTTCGAGGTCGAGCCCCTGGAGGCCGAGCGCATCAAGGCGACCGGCGCCACTGTCCAGACCGACCTGCACCACAATCCCAACGCCGGCCACCATGAACTCTGGCTCCGTGACCCCGACGGTTACCTCGTCGTGCTGGCGTCACGCAGTGGCGAGGATCTCTCCGTGGAGTAA
- a CDS encoding class I SAM-dependent methyltransferase, with the protein MNNVYTHGHHESVLRSHSWRTAENSAGYLLPQLRPGQSLLDIGAGPGTITADLARLVQPGRTTALEANEGALDITRATFAKLDISVDFIVGDVHHLDLPDDSFDVVHAHQVLQHVADPVQALREMRRVCKPGGIVAARDSDYQAFAWFPELPELTEWMTLYQRLARANGGEPDAGRRLLSWALEAGFEKVEATASNWTFTTDEDRAWWGGMWADRILQSAMAEQALASGVPQETLDEISKAWQAWAADPAAFISLLHGEILATA; encoded by the coding sequence ATGAACAACGTGTACACGCACGGCCACCACGAATCCGTACTGCGCTCGCACAGCTGGCGCACCGCTGAGAACTCGGCCGGCTACCTGTTGCCGCAGCTGCGTCCAGGCCAGTCCTTGCTCGACATCGGCGCAGGCCCCGGCACCATCACGGCCGACCTCGCCCGGCTCGTCCAGCCCGGTCGGACGACGGCTCTCGAGGCGAACGAGGGCGCGCTCGACATCACCCGCGCGACCTTCGCCAAGCTCGACATCTCGGTCGACTTCATCGTCGGCGACGTCCACCACCTCGACCTGCCCGACGACTCCTTCGACGTCGTCCACGCTCACCAGGTCTTGCAGCACGTGGCCGACCCGGTCCAGGCACTCCGCGAGATGCGCCGCGTCTGCAAGCCCGGCGGCATCGTCGCGGCCCGTGACTCCGACTACCAAGCCTTCGCCTGGTTCCCCGAGTTGCCCGAGCTCACCGAGTGGATGACGCTCTACCAACGCCTCGCCCGCGCCAACGGTGGCGAACCCGACGCTGGTCGCCGCCTGCTCTCCTGGGCACTGGAGGCCGGCTTCGAGAAGGTCGAGGCGACGGCCAGCAACTGGACCTTCACCACCGACGAGGACCGGGCCTGGTGGGGCGGCATGTGGGCCGACCGGATCCTCCAGTCGGCGATGGCCGAGCAGGCGCTCGCTTCCGGCGTACCGCAAGAAACGCTCGACGAGATCTCCAAGGCCTGGCAGGCCTGGGCAGCCGACCCCGCCGCCTTCATCTCCTTACTCCACGGAGAGATCCTCGCCACTGCGTGA
- a CDS encoding putative quinol monooxygenase, whose translation MLAKVFPIHLKAGNQAKAEELVQAFAPQGPGQEEGTLSFRVYRDPATPDYLLFVEHFADQAAYDAHTGSSAYKELIAGQFAELIVEFVEIDHELLVSV comes from the coding sequence GTGCTTGCAAAGGTATTCCCCATCCACCTCAAGGCCGGCAACCAGGCGAAGGCCGAGGAGCTCGTTCAGGCGTTCGCACCGCAAGGGCCCGGGCAGGAGGAAGGCACGTTGTCGTTCCGGGTGTATCGCGATCCTGCGACGCCCGACTACCTGCTGTTCGTGGAGCACTTCGCGGACCAGGCGGCGTACGACGCGCACACCGGCTCGTCGGCGTACAAGGAGCTGATCGCGGGGCAGTTCGCCGAGCTGATCGTGGAGTTCGTCGAGATCGACCACGAGCTGCTGGTCAGCGTATGA
- a CDS encoding isocitrate lyase/PEP mutase family protein: MSTDRKAQARAFRALHADGPLVLPNAWDPGSARAIEAAGAKAVATTSAGVSWAEGVADAGGLTRAAALAVLRRIAAVISVPLTADLESGYGATPAEVGETVAEVIEIGVVGINLEDSVAHVLSDPAVLAARIAAARSAAVASGIDLVINARTDTHLFGDGTGTLERARLYAEAGADVLFVPGVGDPKIIRELVAGSPLPLNVMTGPGGPTVGELAALGVARISLGPAISAGAYGLAAAAAQEVLATGTYEILGDLGKHNALLR, translated from the coding sequence ATGAGCACCGACCGGAAGGCACAGGCCCGGGCTTTCCGGGCGCTGCATGCAGACGGGCCGCTCGTCCTGCCGAACGCGTGGGACCCCGGTTCGGCGCGCGCGATCGAGGCGGCGGGCGCCAAAGCCGTCGCGACGACGAGTGCAGGCGTTTCGTGGGCCGAGGGAGTCGCGGACGCGGGTGGTCTCACCCGCGCCGCGGCGCTCGCGGTACTGCGCCGCATCGCGGCGGTGATCTCGGTACCACTCACCGCCGATCTGGAATCCGGGTACGGCGCGACGCCGGCCGAGGTCGGCGAAACCGTTGCCGAGGTCATCGAGATCGGCGTCGTCGGCATCAATCTCGAGGACAGCGTCGCGCATGTGCTGAGCGATCCGGCGGTGCTGGCCGCGCGGATCGCGGCGGCTCGCTCAGCAGCGGTTGCCTCAGGCATCGATCTCGTGATCAACGCACGGACGGACACTCATCTGTTCGGCGATGGGACCGGGACGCTGGAACGAGCACGCCTGTACGCCGAAGCAGGCGCTGATGTGCTCTTCGTTCCGGGTGTCGGCGATCCGAAGATCATCCGCGAACTCGTTGCCGGGTCACCGCTTCCGTTGAACGTGATGACGGGGCCCGGCGGACCGACTGTCGGCGAGTTGGCCGCCTTGGGGGTCGCGCGGATCAGTCTTGGGCCGGCAATCAGTGCGGGGGCCTATGGGCTCGCGGCCGCGGCTGCGCAGGAAGTGCTTGCTACTGGCACCTACGAGATCTTGGGTGACTTGGGCAAGCACAACGCGCTACTGCGATAG